A segment of the Synechococcus sp. CBW1002 genome:
CACCACTTCAACCAGCAGGGGCACGGCCACCTCGGGCTGGTTCTGGCGCCGGAACAGGGCCGCCAGGCGCAGGTTCACCTGGGCGAGGGTTTCGAGGGCTTCGCGGCCCTTCCGATCCATCTCGCGCGGGATCCGGGCATCGAGGCCGCGGAAGGAACCGCTCAGATCGCGGTAGAAACCAAGCAGGCGGCGGGTGGCATCCCGGGCCTGGTCGTAATCCTTGCGGGCCTGGGTGAGGTTGCCGGCAGCGGCGGCCGCATCACCGCGGGCGATCACCGCCCGCACCGACTCGAGATTGAAGGCGCTGCCGGAGGCTTCGAGGGCCTTCTGGGGCTCCTCCTGCTGGGCCTGGGCCGGAGCCACCAGCACAGGGGCACCGAGCACAGCGGCCAGGGCAACGGAACCGGCCAGAGCACCGGCATGGCGCCCAGCTCGGATGAGGCGTTGGGCAGCGAAGAGCCTGCGCACGGGACGGCCAATGACTGGGTGGGACTTTATGAGACCCGCAGTGGTCGCCCCACCGCTGCACGAGCCGCTTCCTCAGCTGTTTGCATCGCGTCGGCCAGGCGGTGGGTGAGCGAGAGGGCAGCGGCGCGGCCCTGCCCCTCCACCCGAAGCGGCTCGCCGAACTGGAGGGCAGCCGGATCGCCGAGTTGCGGCGCGGCGTGCCCATAGGCGATGCCCACCGGTACCACCGCCGGATCCACTCCCTGACCGGCAGCCATCAGCGCCAGGCGGGCCAGCCCCTGGTGCAGGCGGATCGGGCCGTCCTCCCGACGGATCCGCCCCTCGGGGAACACCACCAGCTGCTCCCCGTTGGCCAGCAGATCGAGGGGGTAGCGCAAGCTGGCCAGGGTGGGGTGGCTCTGGTTCACCGGGAAGCAGCCGAGCCTGTGCAGAAACCAGCCCTGCAGCCCGCGCATTTCATCGATGGTCACCATGAAGCGGCAATCGCGGCCTGTGACGCGTCGACCGGCGGCAAAGGGCAGCATCAGCGCATCCCAGCGGGCCCGGTGGGTGGGAGCCAGCAAAACCGGCCCCAGATGGGGCAAATGCTCGGCCCCCTGCACGATCAGTCGGGAGAAGAAACCCTTCAGGGCCACGTCCTGGGTAAGAACCATGGCCAGCGGGGCCAGCCAGGGATTGATGCCGTTGCAGAGGCCGCGCTCGCGCAGGGAGCCACCCTCGCCGCGCAGAGCCAGGCTTGAAGAGGGTGCCGGCTCTGATGAACAGTCCGAGCCGTGGGACTCCACTGCATGGAAGGGATGGCCGCTGCACGGCTTCTCGGTCTGCGCCAACACCGAACCGCCGATCACCGCGAAACGTCGCCTGCACTCAACTTAAGAAGCCCGCCGCGGCCACGGGCAGCGCCACGGGCAGTTACGCCTGCGGCCCTTCATAAACTCGGCCCCCCGCCCCCATTCCCTGTTCATGGCCAGCCTCGGCGTCAACATCGATCACATCGCCCAGGTGCGCCAGGCCCGTCGCACGGTCGAGCCCGATCCGGTCACCCACGCCCTGCTGGCGGAGCTGGGCGGGGCCGATGGCATCACCGTGCACCTGAGGGAAGACCGGCGCCACATCCAGGACCGGGACGTGGAACTGCTGCGCGCCACCGTGCGCAGCCGCCTCAACCTGGAGATGGCGGCCACCGCCGAGATGGAGGCGATCGCCCTGCGCCTGCGGCCGGACATGGTCACCCTTGTGCCGGAACGGCGCCAGGAGGTGACCACCGAAGGGGGGCTGGACGTGGCCGGCCAGATCGATCCGCTGCGCGCCCTGGTGGGCCATCTGCAGGACAACGGCATCGGCGTGAGCCTGTTCGTTGATCCGGACGGGGCCCAGCTGCAGGCCTGCGTCGCCAGCGGCGCCCGCTGGGTGGAGCTCCACACCGGCGCCTACGCCGAAGCCCCCTGGGAGCAGCAACCGCTGGAGCTGGCCCGCCTGATCGAGGCCACCACCCACGCCCGCCAGCTGGGGCTGCGGGTCAATGCCGGCCACGGCCTCACTTACCGCAACGTCGAACCGGTGGCAGCGATCGAGGGCATGGAGGAACTCAACATCGGCCACACGATCGTGGCCCGCGCCCTGGCGGTGGGCCTGGAGACGGCGGTGCGGCAGATGAAGGCGCTGATTCAGAATCCCCGCCGCGACCCCCTGTTCGGCAGCCACCACCCATGAGCACGTACCACTTCGTCGCCGCCAGTGAAGCCTTCCTCACCGTCGAGGAGCCGCTTGAGGAAGTGCTGCGCGAGCGGGTGAGCAACTACGGCGAGAAGGGACGCGCCATCGATTTCTGGCTGGTGAAGCGGCCGGCCTTCCTCGAGGCGCCCGAACTGGCGGCCATCGCCGCCACCGTGCCTCGCCCGGCCGCGGCGGTGGTCTCCACCGATGAGAAGTTCATCACCTTCATGAAACTGCGCCTGGAATTCGTCGCCCAGGGATCGTTCGAGGCCCCGAGCGCGTCCATCCCCGATGCCCTGGCCAGCCTGGCCTGAGGGGCTTCAGAACAACCCCAGGAAGCGCTTGCGTTCCGGTTCCCCCTCCGATCCGGAGGCGAGTCGCCCCTGGCCACCATCCTGCTGGTAGCGGGGCTTGCTGTCGCCGATCGTGAGCGGCGCTTCCTTGTTCTTCCACCAGATCCAGTCGCGGATCGGCGGGGTGTTCATCAGGTCGTCGCGGCTGAGGCCAAGGCCGAGCTTCGCGGAGGCATCCAGCAGCACATCGAGCATGGCCTCGCCATCGCTGCAGCGGGCCAGGGCCTCGTTGGTGCGCTTGGCACCATTCAGGGCCGAGACGAGAAGCTTCACCCGCTGACTCGGTGGCAGAGTTTTTGGATCCATCCCATCGCAGCTCCAGGCCGCACCGTATCAGCGATCTCAGCGAACGATGGCGCCCTCTGCGCTGCATGGCCAGGAGAGAAAAGATGACAATCCGACCGGCCCGGGGCAAGACTCTGACTAACGCATCCGATTGATGACGCCCTTTTCACGTCCCCCACGCCATTGGGTCATCGGGGACGTCCATGGCTGTGCTGATGCCCTGCAGAGGCTGATCGGAGCGCTGCCGCCTGACGATCGGCTGGTGTTCTGTGGCGACGTGATCAACCGCGGCCCCCAGATCGAGCGCACCATGCGGATGGTGTGGCAGCTGGTGCTGAGCGGCCGGGCCGTCTGGCTGCGTGGCAACCACGAGCAGGCGCTGCTCGAGGCCCTCGACCAGGGCCACTGGTTCGGCCAGCAGGCCCTGGCCGGTTGCGACACCTACCGCCAGCTGGGCGATGGCCTCTGCCGCATCTGGCGTGATCGCCTGGCCAGCCTGCCGCTGGTGTATTGGGGGCAGGGCTGGGCCGCCACCCACGCCGGCTTCGATCCGGTGGACTGGACGCCCGACCTGCGCATCCGCCTGCCCTTCTGGCAGGCCTACGACGGCCGCTTCGGCGAGGTGGTGGTGGGCCACACCCCAGGGCCAGAGCTGCGGCGCCTCAACGGCATCGTGATGATCGACACGGCCGCCTGCTACGGCGGCGAACTCACCGCCTACTGCCCCGAAACCGGTCGCCACAGGGCGGTGCCGGGTCTCAGAAGCGGTCTGGATCTCTGCCCACTGCCGCCCGGCATGCCCTACCCGGAAGCACTGGCGGGCGGCCGCTTCTAAGGGCAGACCACCGTGCTGACGCTCTATCGCAGCAACCGGGCCGAGGTACTGGCCCAGCTGCTGGCCGCCCAGCTGCTGGCGCATCCGCCCGGACCGTTCGAGCGTGTCGAGATCCTGGTGAACACCTGGCCCACCAGCCGCTGGCTGGGGGAACAGCTCGCGATTGGGCTGGGGGGCATCGCCGCCAACCTGCGCTTTCCCTTTCCCGGCAGCCATCTGCGCCAGCTGGTGGAGAGCCTGTTGAACGCCGATGACCACACCAGCGTCTACACCCCTTCTGACCAGGCCGCCCCAGCGCCGGTCGCAGCCGATCCCTGGCGTGCCAGCCAGCTGGTCTGGCCGCTGCTGGAGCGGCTTCCGGCCCTGATCGAGCGGCCGGAGGCCCTGCCCCTGCGCCGCTGGCTGGACGAACGAGGTCATGGCAGCGGCCGGCCAGAGACCCTCGACCGGTCGCTCTGGCAGCTGGGCCGCAGCATCGCCGACGCCTTCGACGACTACACCCTCTACCGGCCGGCGATGGTGGGGGCCTGGATCGAGGGCCGGGCGGTGGACGGCCGCGGCCGGGAACTGAGTGCGGCACAGCGGTGGCAGCCCCTCTTGCTGGCGGAGCTGGCCGAGCATCTGTCGGTGCCGCCGTTCGGTCTGCGGGTGGGCCAGGCGATCGAACGGTTACGGGAGTGGTCTGCCGACCGGTTGCCTGGCGAGCCGTGGCCCGATGGAGCTCTGCCAACGACCCTGAGACCCGACAGGCCCCTGCGGCTGTTCGGGCTGAGCAGCATGGCGCCCGTTCAGGTGGAGCTGCTGCAGGCCCTCTCGGGGGTTCTGGATGTGGAGATCTACCTGCTCACCCCCTGCCGTGAGCTCTGGAAACGGCGGGGTGATGGGGGCCTGGCCCAGCTCCCCCTTGGGGAAGACTGGCTGCTGGAGGCGCCGCGCCTGGAAGCCCGCTTCGGGCGGCTGGGCGCCGAATTTCAGCAGCTGCTGGAGGGATCAGGGGAGACCCAGCTGGGTGCCTGGGAGGAACAGGATCTGTTCCTGGGCGCTGCAACCATGGCCCGCCACGGCTCTGCTGTCCAGGCGCCACGCGCCGCCACGCTGCTGGAGCAATGGCAGCAGCAGCTGGTGGAGCCGGAGGCCGCCGAACCACTCTGCCTTCCGCCGGGCGATCGCTCCCTGGAGTTCCACGCCTGTCCGGGGCCGTTGCGGCAGGTGCAGATCGTGCGGGATCGGCTGCTGCAACTGATGGCGGCCGATCCCGGTCTCGCCCCGCGCGACATCCTGGTGATGACTCCCCAGGTGGAGGCCTTCGCGCCATTGGTGGCCGCGGTGTTCGGTGACACCGACGCCACCGGCGTGGCGCTGCCATGGCGCCTCACCGACCGCAGCCAGCAGAGCGAGGCCGGCATCGCCCAGGGGCTGCTGGGCCTTCTGGCGCTCGGCGGAGAACGGCTCACCGCCTCAGGGTTCGAGGGTCTGCTGGGCTGCTCGCCACTGCTGGAGAACCGGCGCATCCCCGCCAGCGAGGCGGGCGCCATCACGACGCTGTTGCAACGGGCCGGCTTCCGCTGGGGCCTCGACGGCGACAGCCGTGCTGGCGACCCCACCCACAGCCTCGGCTGGGCGATCGACCGGCTGCTGCTGGGGTTGGTGCTGCCAGCGGAGCCGGGGCTGGCTCCGGCGGAGTGCTCCCCCCTGCCGCTGGCTGGGAGCCTGGAACAGCAGACTCGCTGGCTGCTGTTCCTCCAGGACCTGCGCCGCTGGCTGGGGCTGCTGGGCCAGGGCCGCACCCCGGCGGCCTGGGCACCCGTGCTGCGCCAGCTGCTGGAGGAGCTGTTCGGAGCCGGTGGCGAACGGGCCTGGGAGCTGCCGCTGATTCAGGGGGCGATCGCCGACTGGCTGCGTGTGGCCGGCTCCAGTGCGCTGATCCTCGATGCCACCGTGGTGGCGGAGGTGCTGGGCGAGCAGCTCAGTGCCGACAGCGGCCGCTTCGGCCACCGCAGTGGGGCGCTGACGATCAGCGCCCTGGAGCCGATGCGGGCGATTCCCCATCGGGTGATTGTGCTGATGGGGCTGGATACCGGTCAGTTCCCGCGCCAGGTCGAGCGGCCCGGCTTTCACCTGATGGAGCGCCAACGGCAGCTGGGTGATCCCAGCCCCGCCGATCAGGATCGCTACGTGCTGCTCGAAAGCCTGCTCTCGGCCCGCCAGCACCTGCTGATCACCTGGAGCAGCCGCGATCAACGCAGCGGCGAAGCCCTCAGCCCCTCGACGCCGGTGCGTCAGTGGTTGGCCTTGCTGGAGCAGGAGCTGGGAGAGGAGGCCGTGGACCGGCTGCGCTGGAACCACTGCGCCAATCCCCTGGAGCGGCGCAACTTTCTGCCTCAAGGCGATCGTCCCGCCCCCTGCAGCGACCGCCGGTTGCTGCAGGCGCGCCGGCTGCTGGAGGAGCAGCGCAGTGAACCGCCCGCGGCCCTGGCCGCCCCCGGCCGCGACCAGCTGACCGTCAGCGCCACCGACAAGACCAAGCCTTCTGCCGCCGGCGAAGCCTTTGCTGACCTGCTCGCCTGGCTGCAGGCCCCGCAGGACTGCTGGCTCGAGAGCCTGGGGCTGCGGCCGCGCGAATGGGCCCGCCGGGTCGATGATCTTGAAGATCTCAGTCTCGACGAATTCCAGCGGGCCCGACTGCTGCGCCAGGAACTGGACCGGTTGGCAGTCGACACCTTGGCTGGCACGGAACACCCAGCACCGGAACCTCCACCGCCTCCCGACTGGCCGCGGCGACAGCGGGGCCAGGGGGTGCTGCCGCCCGGTGCCGCCGGCCTGCTGGAGAGCAGTGGACTCGATCAGCGCTGGACCTCGCTGCACACCTGCCTGGCCGGGCTGGGGGAGCCGCGTCAGGAGACGCTGCGCCATCAGGATCTCTGCGGCGATCTGAGCTGGCGCGGCGACCAGCTGGTGCTGGTCCACACCGCCACCCCCCGCTGCCGCCAGCGGCTGCAGCTTTGGCTGGAGCTGCTGCTGGCCTGCGCCGCCGGCGCCGGCCCGCGCCAGGCCCTGCTGATCGGCCGCGACGGTGCCTGCTTCCGGGCCCGCGAGCGCCTGAGCCCCCCCAGCCCAGCGGAGGCCGCCGCCGCCCTGGACAACCTGCGCCAGTGGCGCCAGGCCTTCCAGCGGATCTGCTGGCCGGTGCCGCCGGAAACGGGCTGGGCCTACGCCGCCGCCGAAGCGAAGAAGGCCGGCTCCGGGGCCGCCGCGGCCTGCAAACGATGGGAAGGCGGCCCTGAGCAGCAGGCGGAACGGGATGAGGAGGTGATGGCCCTCTGTTTCGGCCGCAGCCTCAGCGGCCGTGCCCTGCTGCAGGGGCCCTGCACCGCCCACGCCCTGGCCCTGCATCAACCACTGCTGCAGGTCTGGGAGGAGCTCAGGCCATGAGCAAAGCCACCGCAATCGAGGGCGTCGATCTCGAGGGTGCCGCTCTCGATTTCGATGCCAACACGGTGCCGCTCACCCCGGGAGTGCAGCTGCTTGAAGCCAGCGCCGGTACCGGCAAGACCTTTGCCCTGGCCCATCTGGTGCTGCGGCTGGTGACCCGAGAGGAGGAGCCCCTCAGCCTCGAGCAGTTGCTGGTGGTGACCTTCACCGAAGCCGCCGCCGCCGAACTGCGCGACCGGATCGCCCGCCGGCTGCAGGAGGCCCTGACGCTGCTGGAGACCCCCGCCGCCGCGACCACCCAGCCCCCCGACCAGGTGCTGGCCGACTGGCTGGCCCTGCAACCCCCAGACCCGGAGGTGCGCGACCGGCTGCGGGGCCGGCTGCTGCTTGCCCTTGAGGAGCTCGATCGGGCCGACATCACCACCATCCACGGCTTCTGCCGCCGCACCCTGCAACGCCGTGCCCTGGAGGCCGGCTTGGGTCCGGCGGTGGAGCTGGAGAACGACGATGGCGAACGCAGCCGCCAGGTCTGCCACGACTACTGGCAGCAACAGGTGCTCGGCCTGGCGCCGGAGTTATTGGCGGGGTTGCAGAGCCGCGGCCTGGGGCTCCAGCGTCTGCAGAAGCTGCTGGGGCAGCTCGACGGCGACCCGGCCCTGGAGCTCGATGCCCTGCCGGCGGCGATGGCGGCCGACCAACCGCTGGCACCCCAGCTCACGGCCCTGTGGCCGCAGCTGTGGGAGCGCTTTGTGAAGGAGTGGAGGGAGCACGGCGCCGCACTGGAGCAGAGCTTCCGCCGCCTGCCGGCCGACTGGAAAGCGCTCGGCATCCAGACCAAGACAACGCCCTACGCCGCCAAACCGAAAACAGACCGGGCCGCCCAGGTGGATCACTGGATCGCCTCCCTGGAGACCACTCCCAGCTACGCCATGGTGCTGGAGCTGCGCGAGGGCGGCACCACCGCCAGAAGCCCCAAGGCCCTGCTGCGCGACTACTTCCACCCCGCACCCTGGGTGAAGCTGACCGCACCGATGGAAGGGGAGGGCAAGACCCTGCCCGAAGCGCCGCTGATGGAGGCGATCGCAGCCCTGGTGGACGGGCCGGCGGAGCTGACCCTGCTCCATTTCGGCCACTGGGGGCGCCTGGAGCTGCGGCGGCGGCGCCGGCAGAACGGCCAGATGGGATTCGGCGACCTGCTGCTGGGCCTGGACCCCGGGCCCCAGGGGGATCGCCATGCCGCCCTGATCGCGGCCGTGCGTCAGCGCTACCGGGTGGCCCTGGTTGACGAATTCCAGGACACGGACCCGATCCAGTGGCGAATTCTCGAATCAGCCTTCACGACGGGGGGCCACCACCTGCTGGTGATGGTGGGGGACCCCAAACAGGCGATCTACCGCTTCCGCGGCGGCGAACTGGCCACCTATCGCCTGGCCCGGCACCGCGCTGACGCGGTCCATGCCCTGCGGGAGAACCGTCGTTCTGCGGAGCCCCTGGTGAAGGGGCTCAATGCCCTGATGCACATCGGGCTGGAGCGGTCGGAGCTGCCAGCGCCCAAGGTTCTCTCGCGCGCCACCAAGGGCGAGCTGGTGTTGCCCGCCGGCGAGAGACCGCTGCAGCTGCTGGCCTGCGCCCAGGAGGCCGAGCTGCCCGAGGCCATGGCCGGCCTCTGCCTGCAGCTGCTGGAGCGGGATCTGCGCCTCCGCACCGCCGCAGCGGACGAGGGCCCCGCCCCAACGCGCCCGCTGCAACCCCAGGACCTCTGCCTGCTGGTGCGCACCCATAGCCAGGCCGAAACCCTGCGCCGGGCCCTGGACGAGCGTGGACTGCCCAGCCGCCTGGTGAGCCGCGGCGATGTGTTCGCCAGCGAGGGTGCCACCACCCTGCAACGCCTGCTCGATGCCCTGGCCGACCCGGCCAGCGACGGCCGCCGCCGCCTGCTGGCCGCGTCGCCGCTGCTGGGCTGGAGTGCCACGGAGCTGGCAACGGCGACGCCGGAGGCCTGGGCCGAACTGGCCGAGCGCCTCGGCCGGCTCGCTCAGCTGCTGCCCCGTCAGGGTCTGATGGGGGTGCTTTCCCAGCTGTTGAGCACCACCGGCTTGGCCCGGTTGTCACTGGGGGGACGGCTGCTGGCCGATCTGCAGCAGGCCGCCGAACTGGTGCAGGAACGCATGCATCAGCAGGCCCTGCCGGCCGCGGCCGCGGCGGACTGGCTGCGGCGGCTGCGGCTCGATCCCGATCGCGAGGTTCCGGAGGCCCATCAGCTCCACAGCGATGCGGCCGATTCCGCCGTGGCGGTGGTCACGGTGCACCGCAGCAAGGGCCTGGAGTATCCGGTGGTGCTGTGTCCCTACCTCTGGCACGCCCCACCGGCCCCCACCAGCAGCCCACGGGAGCTGGGCCGTCGCTGGCGGCCACCGGGCAGCGCCGCGCCGCGCCTCGACCTGCATCTCTCGCCCTACTGGGGCCCAGGCCGCCAGGCCGCCCTCGCCGACCGGCAGGCCCAGGTGCAGGAACGGGAACGGCTGGCCTACGTGGCCCTGACCCGGGCCCAGCACCTGCTGGTGCTCGGCTGGCTCGATCCCCTGCCCGCCAAGCACACCGACAACCCCCTGACGCCCTGGCTCCAGGACGCCTCCGGCCAGCCGCGCAACGAGGATGACCTGCCCCTGCAGCGCCTCGATCCGGCCCAGTTGCCGCCGCCTGGCCGCCGCTGGCAGCGACCGGCGCCCGAGGGAGCGTTGGAGGGCGGCCCCCTGCCCCGCCACCGCATCGACACCAGCTGGGGCCGCAGCAGCTACTCCAGCTGGACCCACGGGGCCGCCTCCCTGGCGCCGGAGGCCCGCGAGCAGGGGCGCGACACCGATGGCCTGGTGGGCGAAACCGAGGTTCTGGGCAGCGCTGAGGGCGTCAGCGGCCAAACCCCAGCCCAAAGCGCCAGGACCAAGGATCAGGACAGCAAGCCCTTAACGGCTTCAGAACGCAGTCTGCCGAACGCCACGGTCGTCGGGCAGCCCTGGTCCCGCCACGGACCACTGGCGGAGTTCCCCCGCGGCGCCGGTCCTGGAGACACCCTGCACCGCATCCTGGAGCGGCTGGATTACCGCCAGCCCACGGACACACCAGCCAGCGTGGCGGTGGTGCAGCAGGAACTGGAGCGTGCTGGCCTGGCGCCGGAGCTGCAACCCAACCTGCTGGCCGGCCTTGAGCAATTGCGCCAGACCCCCCTGGGCGGGGAGCTGGGATCGTTCGGGCTGGCGGATCTGCCCCTGGCGGAACGGCTGAACGAGATGAGCTTCGATCTGCCCCTTGCCATCGAGCCTCCCGACGGATTGGAGCTGCCCCGTGATGGCTTTGAGAAGCCTTACCGGCGCCCTCCGCAGGTCACGGCCGCCGGCCTGGCCGAGGTGTTCGCCGCCCATCCGGGCGGCCTGGTCGATGCCGGCTATGCCAGGTCCCTTGGCGGGCTGGAGGTGGCCAGCCGCGGCTTCCTCACCGGCTCGATCGATCTGGTGTTTTGCCAGGGGGAGCGCTGGTGGGTGCTCGACTGGAAAAGCAACTGGATCGGGGAACGGGACGCGGAAGGACGGCCGCTGGCCTGCGGACCCGCCCACTACGACCGCCAGGCCATGGCGGCCCAGATGGTGGAGCGCCACTATCTGCTGCAGGCGCATCTCTACCTGGTGGCCTTGCATCGCTACCTGCGCTGGCGACTGCCGGGATACCGGCCGCAGCGGCACCTGGGCGGCTGGGTGTACGCCTTCCTGCGCGGTGCCCCGGGTCCCTGCCAGGCCGAGCAGGTGCCCGGCATGGTGGTGGAACGACCACCGCTGCAGCGCCTGCTGGCCCTGGATGCGCTGCTGCAGCGCGGTGATCGGGAGACTGGTGTTCGCGAGAGCGATGTTCGGAATACCACCGCATGACCTCCGCCGCCGCTGGACTGGGCCTGGCCGAGCTGCTGCTGGAGGCCCTGCCACGCCTCTACGCCACCCAGATCAACGCAGGCAAGTGCACCGCAACGCCGCTGGATCCGGCCCTGCTGGAGGTGATGGCCGCCCTTGGCAGCGCGCTGGAGCGGGGCGAACTGGACCTGGACCTGGAGGGACCGGCACCGGCGGAGGTGGAAGCCAGCCACTGGCCGCAGCGGCACCGGCAGGCCCTCGCCCACTCGCCCCTGAGCACCGAGGCCATCCAGCTGAACGAGGCTCCGGAAGCACCGCTGGTGCTGGTGGATGGCCGGCTGGTGCGCTGGCGCCGCTGGCACCAGCAGCTGGAGGGGGTGATGGAGAGCCTGATCCAACGCGCCCGATCCCCACTGCCGGCGATCGCCGATTCCAGCCCGCAGCGTCTGGCCCTCGACCGTGCCGCCGCTGCAGGCCTGGATCGGACGCAGCAGAGGGCGGTGGCCGCCGCTCTGCACCACGGCCTGGTGCTGCTGGGCGGCGGCCCCGGCACCGGCAAGACCAGCACCGTGGTTCAGATCCTGGCGGCCCAGCTGAGCCTGCAGCCCGCCCTGCGGATCCAGCTGGCGGCCCCCACCGGCAAGGCCGCGGCCCGGTTGCTGCAGGCGATCGAGGATGGTGCCGGCTGCCTCGCCCCCGCTGTGGCCGGCAAGCTGCGCCGCACCCCCTGCGGCACCCTGCATCGGCTGCTGGAGAGCAACGGGGAGCGATTCGGACGACACCGCCACCGGCCCCTGCAGCTGGATCTGCTGGTGGTGGATGAGGTGTCGATGGTGGATCTTCCCCTGATGGAGGCGCTGCTGGACGCCTTGCCGGCCACCTGTCGGCTGGTGCTGGTGGGAGATCCTGCCCAGCTGCCGCCGGTGGGTCCCGGACCGGTACTGCTGGAACTGCAGCGACCGGCACGGCTGAAGGCGCTGGGGGAGGCCGCTGTGCAGCTCACCACCACCTACCGCAACCACGGCGCCATCGCCGAGCTGGCCAACTGGCTGCGCGGCCGGGAAGGCCATGACCCGCAGGGCAGCAATCTGCACGGCCTGGCCAGCCAGCTTGAGGCGTGTCGCTCCAGCGGCAATCTGGCGTGGCAACAAGCCAATCCAGTCCGGGGCCTGCCTGCGGCGCTGCTGGAACCCCTGCGCCGCAGGCAGCTGCAGCTGGCCAGCCTGGCCGCCGCCATGGCCAGCTCCAGCCAGCCAACCGATGGGGCCAGTGCTCTGCTGGAGGCGCTGGGGGAGATGCTGATCCTGACGCCTGTGCGCAGGGGGCGTTGGGGAGTGGAAGCGATCCATCAGGCCCTGCTCGGCGACGCCGCCACGGCCGGTCCTGGCGCCTGGCCGCCGGGAACTCCGGTGCTGTGCTGCCGCAATTTGCCCGATCTGGGCCTGGCCAATGGCGATCTGGGCGTGGTGGTGCACAGACGCGGCGGCGCGCGGCGCCTGCTGTTCGCTGCCGCATCAGGCGGCCCAGACCGCGCCGCAGCATCCAACCAAGACCATCTGCGCTGGCTGCATCCGGCCCAGATGGCAGGGGCGGTGGAACCGGCCCTCGCCCTCACCGTGCACAAGGCCCAGGGCAGCGAAGCCGACACGGTGATCGTGCTGCTGCCGGATCCAGAGCGCGACGACCCTCGCCTGCTTTACACCGCCTTGACCCGGGCCCGCCACCAAGCCCTGCTGATCACGGCTCCACTCACCTGAGTCTTTGACCTGACGATCTGATCTGAGTACCTGAGCTGTGTGCCAGCTCTTGCCTGAATACCGATGCTGCACGGGCGTTACACAGCACCACATCGCGCAACCTGTCAACGAAACATGAACGGCCCGCGCGAGCCATTGCCAAGCGATTCATACTTCTCTCAACCGGGAAGGGAGCTATCCCCCAACCGGCGGTTTCAGAGCCCCTGCTCCAATAGTCTCTCCCCCTGGGAGTTCTCCAAATCGATATCAGGATGTTCATCGTCCTGGGCGATTCCTTCCTGCATCCCTGACCCCGCCTTCACCCTCTGTGGCGAACGCGAGCGAGGTGCCCCAAAGGTTCTCGGAGAACCGCCACCTGGACGCCCCGGCCCCAGGCGGCTCTGAAACCACCCCCTTCCAAAGCGTTCCAAGTCCTGAGCTCGAAGGTGCAGCTCAGCTGGATCGCCATCCTTGGTCGAACCCAGGCGGGCTCCCAGGCTCGACCCATCGAGTCTGCTGATGAAGGTCAAGCAGGTTCAGCCGAATTGGAAGATTCAGATGAATCATCCCGGCCTGTTCAGCCCATGCAAGAGCCAGGATGCCGGTGAACGACTCGACTTGCCCAGGCTGGTGATCATTCATCCGCAATCCGCCGATCAACAGCCCATGGCCGTGATCGATTTGAGCTGCTCTTTTCCACCTGGACCTGATTCTCTGGCTGGACCTCTGCCGATGTCTGGACCCGTATCGGAGTCAGGAACGGCCCTGGACACAGCGGTGTCTGATCGGGCCGTT
Coding sequences within it:
- a CDS encoding UvrD-helicase domain-containing protein, translated to MSKATAIEGVDLEGAALDFDANTVPLTPGVQLLEASAGTGKTFALAHLVLRLVTREEEPLSLEQLLVVTFTEAAAAELRDRIARRLQEALTLLETPAAATTQPPDQVLADWLALQPPDPEVRDRLRGRLLLALEELDRADITTIHGFCRRTLQRRALEAGLGPAVELENDDGERSRQVCHDYWQQQVLGLAPELLAGLQSRGLGLQRLQKLLGQLDGDPALELDALPAAMAADQPLAPQLTALWPQLWERFVKEWREHGAALEQSFRRLPADWKALGIQTKTTPYAAKPKTDRAAQVDHWIASLETTPSYAMVLELREGGTTARSPKALLRDYFHPAPWVKLTAPMEGEGKTLPEAPLMEAIAALVDGPAELTLLHFGHWGRLELRRRRRQNGQMGFGDLLLGLDPGPQGDRHAALIAAVRQRYRVALVDEFQDTDPIQWRILESAFTTGGHHLLVMVGDPKQAIYRFRGGELATYRLARHRADAVHALRENRRSAEPLVKGLNALMHIGLERSELPAPKVLSRATKGELVLPAGERPLQLLACAQEAELPEAMAGLCLQLLERDLRLRTAAADEGPAPTRPLQPQDLCLLVRTHSQAETLRRALDERGLPSRLVSRGDVFASEGATTLQRLLDALADPASDGRRRLLAASPLLGWSATELATATPEAWAELAERLGRLAQLLPRQGLMGVLSQLLSTTGLARLSLGGRLLADLQQAAELVQERMHQQALPAAAAADWLRRLRLDPDREVPEAHQLHSDAADSAVAVVTVHRSKGLEYPVVLCPYLWHAPPAPTSSPRELGRRWRPPGSAAPRLDLHLSPYWGPGRQAALADRQAQVQERERLAYVALTRAQHLLVLGWLDPLPAKHTDNPLTPWLQDASGQPRNEDDLPLQRLDPAQLPPPGRRWQRPAPEGALEGGPLPRHRIDTSWGRSSYSSWTHGAASLAPEAREQGRDTDGLVGETEVLGSAEGVSGQTPAQSARTKDQDSKPLTASERSLPNATVVGQPWSRHGPLAEFPRGAGPGDTLHRILERLDYRQPTDTPASVAVVQQELERAGLAPELQPNLLAGLEQLRQTPLGGELGSFGLADLPLAERLNEMSFDLPLAIEPPDGLELPRDGFEKPYRRPPQVTAAGLAEVFAAHPGGLVDAGYARSLGGLEVASRGFLTGSIDLVFCQGERWWVLDWKSNWIGERDAEGRPLACGPAHYDRQAMAAQMVERHYLLQAHLYLVALHRYLRWRLPGYRPQRHLGGWVYAFLRGAPGPCQAEQVPGMVVERPPLQRLLALDALLQRGDRETGVRESDVRNTTA
- a CDS encoding ATP-dependent RecD-like DNA helicase codes for the protein MTSAAAGLGLAELLLEALPRLYATQINAGKCTATPLDPALLEVMAALGSALERGELDLDLEGPAPAEVEASHWPQRHRQALAHSPLSTEAIQLNEAPEAPLVLVDGRLVRWRRWHQQLEGVMESLIQRARSPLPAIADSSPQRLALDRAAAAGLDRTQQRAVAAALHHGLVLLGGGPGTGKTSTVVQILAAQLSLQPALRIQLAAPTGKAAARLLQAIEDGAGCLAPAVAGKLRRTPCGTLHRLLESNGERFGRHRHRPLQLDLLVVDEVSMVDLPLMEALLDALPATCRLVLVGDPAQLPPVGPGPVLLELQRPARLKALGEAAVQLTTTYRNHGAIAELANWLRGREGHDPQGSNLHGLASQLEACRSSGNLAWQQANPVRGLPAALLEPLRRRQLQLASLAAAMASSSQPTDGASALLEALGEMLILTPVRRGRWGVEAIHQALLGDAATAGPGAWPPGTPVLCCRNLPDLGLANGDLGVVVHRRGGARRLLFAAASGGPDRAAASNQDHLRWLHPAQMAGAVEPALALTVHKAQGSEADTVIVLLPDPERDDPRLLYTALTRARHQALLITAPLT